A part of Oncorhynchus kisutch isolate 150728-3 linkage group LG2, Okis_V2, whole genome shotgun sequence genomic DNA contains:
- the LOC116376524 gene encoding double-stranded RNA-specific adenosine deaminase-like isoform X5 — protein MSRGRGGPPIEHYHRPPLPQLQAKQQYYRAGPLGFHPRAPPQQAPHPNVHSYLSPVPPLVPPSAHSQPLYPSVPPPPGHSPALNQQSSCPSGPNSFRQQQVHFLRGQNTEAPQFRVSPRGGAQSLGRGGPNGLYNESNQTQAGYSRYSQNSSRGRGGYSSERGRGNGRDFGYPPSQGPPRGPTGPRFWNQKQTSTQKQGFNRQWSLHADCADRPSFSEGFQSLSLDRERSYRGRVDRGDNFDKASVGSSNNSNNKSVPTFQPPDIREQVLQALADLIPGEKLQAKCLAKTLRLPKKFINQALYGLERDKKASKHGESPPEWTAYVEPQEEPESRDSDPESPRSQPRERSVESQERPSEEDCSHFLSVKEEDVVIEAEIQQIEAQGPEGDKEEDYYVESDSHSSSSEPSESYRQHSQSQTQQPSINSSSNEELDLDLDESDMADCGSNQKELILQYLLEAGEATALVISKNLGLRGAKQVNPTLYAMEKQGDVSRNAEVTPHIWELSVHRRERMERSLKAERSAPAKVEGMGSGFQAVPPGLECLEANAEAEDESNGGQWATDDIPEFLNAISRDGGGTVAVSLAAPPPQNLRAKLQEVRAKNPVSGLMEFAQYQGHNCEFLLLDQSGPSHDPRFRMQVMLDGRLFPVAEASNKKVAKKDAAAATLRILLREIEGGGAEEGLTAGVDQAMDPTSDVPEVVEGPPQALSRSLPGGKNPVSMLMEYSQRTGNPIEFINTGQEGPPHDPRFMFRVKIGESLCAESSAPSKKAARQLAAEEAVKELMADGRLQLNKPQFPLCLSGDEGGFMPACPSLPPLTEEELRSAHEAGVGDLISHLNNNAVSGLLEYARARGFAAEIRLVGQSGPPHEPKFTYQAKLGGRWFPPVCASNKKQGKQEAADAALRVLIGEAEKAARTGELTPAELPLSGGTIHDQIAMLSHQRFNALTTRIQHSLLGRKILATIVMKRGEGLGTVVSLGTGNRCVKGEELSLKGDTVNDCHAEIISRRGFIRFLYAELLKHCEGTEDSIFEPAEENKLRIKPDTTFHLYISTAPCGDGALFDKSCSEDAGDGQGHQPLFENAKQGKLRTKVENGEGTIPVESSTIVPTWDGIQHGERLRTMSCSDKILRWNVLGLQGALLSNFLHPIYLASITLGYLYSHGHLTRAVCCRLARDGEAFSKSLPAPYTLNHPEVGRVSVYDSTRHTGKTKESSVNWSQPDHITVEVLDGTKGKLDGPKLDVSRVSKSNIFRQFRLLCQQCGRQDLLALPSYAQAKMAAMSFQVAKQQFFDALGSHGYGAWIGKPLEEKSFDEAAASDGQGAGSVANSNQGYNNNNSYGSTTTDYNSSQWGSSAYTQAM, from the exons ATGAGCAGAGGACGAGGAGGGCCCCCCATAGAGCATTACCACCGACCCCCTCTCCCCCAACTGCAGGCTAAGCAACAATACTACAGAGCTGGACCCCTGGGATTTCACCCCAGAGCCCCCCCGCAACAGGCCCCACACCCAAACGTCCATTCATACCTGAGCCCAGTTCCCCCTCTAGTACCACCCAGTGCCCACTCTCagcctctctacccctctgtccctcccccaCCCGGTCACAGCCCAGCCCTGAATCAGCAGAGCTCTTGTCCCAGTGGTCCTAACTCCTTCAGGCAGCAGCAGGTCCACTTCCTGAGGGGACAGAACACTGAGGCTCCCCAGTTTAGGGTGAGCCCCAGAGGAGGGGCGCAGAGCTTGGGTCGAGGGGGACCGAACGGTCTCTATAACGAATCGAACCAGACCCAGGCAGGGTACAGCAGATACTCCCAAAACAGCTctagggggagagggggatacagCAGCGAGCGAGGCAGAGGGAACGGTAGGGACTTCGGGTACCCGCCCAGTCAGGGACCCCCTAGAGGACCAACCGGCCCTAGATTCTGGAACCAGAAGCAGACTTCAACCCAAAAGCAAGGCTTCAACAGACAGTGGAGCCTTCATGCAGACTGTGCTGACAGGCCGTCTTTCTCAGAAGGCTTTCAAAGTTTATCCTTAGACAGAGAGAGGTCCTACAGAGGAAGAGTTGACCGAGGCGACAACTTTGACAAAGCTTCTGTTGGTAGTAGTAATAATTCAAACAACAAGAGTGTCCCTACATTTCAGCCACCTGACATCCGAGAGCAAGTTTTGCAAGCCTTAGCAGATTTGATCCCCGGTGAAAAGCTACAAGCAAAGTGTTTGGCGAAAACGCTGCGGTTGCCCAAAAAGTTTATCAACCAGGCCCTTTACGGTCTCGAGCGTGATAAGAAAGCTTCAAAACACGGTGAAAGTCCTCCAGAGTGGACTGCCTACGTAGAACCACAGGAAGAACCGGAAAGTAGAGATTCTGATCCGGAAAGCCCACGTTCCCAACCGAGGGAACGTTCTGTGGAGTCACAGGAAAGGCCTTCAGAAGAAGATTGCTCTCACTTCCTGTCTGTGAAGGAGGAGGACGTTGTCATTGAGGCTGAGATCCAGCAAATTGAAGCGCAGGGTCCTGAGGGCGACAAAGAAGAAGATTACTACGTAGAATCTGATTCACACTCCTCTTCCTCAGAACCATCTGAGTCATATCGGCAACATTCCCAGTCCCAAACCCAACAACCCAGTATCAACAGCAGCAGTAACGAAGAGCTTGACCTAGACCTTGACGAGAGCGACATGGCGGACTGCGGCAGTAATCAGAAGGAGTTGATCCTGCAGTATCTGCTGGAGGCAGGGGAGGCCACAGCCCTGGTGATCTCCAAGAACCTGGGCCTGAGGGGCGCCAAGCAGGTCAACCCCACCCTATACGCCATGGAGAAGCAGGGCGACGTGAGCCGCAACGCAGAGGTGACTCCTCACATCTGGGAGCTATCTGTCCATCgcagggagaggatggagaggagccTCAAGGCGGAGCGCAGCGCCCCTGCAAAGGTCGAAGGAATGGGGTCCGGATTCCAGGCAGTGCCACCTGGATTGGAGTGTCTAGAGGCCAACGCTGAGGCG GAGGACGAGTCGAACGGAGGGCAGTGGGCGACCGACGATATCCCCGAATTCCTCAACGCCATCAGCCGGGATGGAGGGGGGACAGTAGCAGTCTCCTTGGCAGCGCCCCCACCTCAGAACCTCCGTGCCAAACTCCAGGAGGTGAGGGCCAAGAACCCCGTCAGCGGCCTGATGGAGTTTGCCCAGTACCAGGGACACAATTGCGAGTTCTTGCTCCTCGACCAATCAGGGCCCTCACATGACCCCAG ATTCCGTATGCAGGTCATGCTGGACGGCAGGTTGTTTCCTGTTGCTGAGGCATCTAATAAAAAGGTGGCTAAGAAAGATGCTGCTGCAGCAACCCTGAGGATTCTGCTGCgtgagatagaggggggaggggctgagGAGGGGCTCACTGCAGGGGTGGACCAGGCCATGGACCCCACCTCTGACGTCCCT GAGGTGGTGGAGGGTCCGCCCCAGGCCCTGTCCCGTTCCCTGCCGGGGGGTAAGAACCCAGTGTCCATGCTAATGGAGTACAGTCAGCGCACTGGAAACCCCATCGAGTTCATCAACACTGGACAGGAGGGCCCACCTCACGACCCACG gTTCATGTTCAGGGTGAAGATCGGGGAAAGCCTGTGTGCTGAGAGCTCAGCCCCCAGTAAGAAGGCTGCCAGGCAGCTGGCTGCAGAGGAGGCAGTCAAGGAGTTAATGGCCGACGGGAGACTGCAGCTCAACAAG CCCCAGTTTCCCCTGTGTCTGTCTGGTGATGAAGGGGGCTTCATGCCCGCTTGCCCATCCCTGCCCCCGCTGACAGAGGAGGAGCTGCGTTCTGCCCACGAGGCGGGGGTTGGTGACCTCATCAGCCACCTAAACAACAACGCCGTGTCAGGCCTGCTGGAGTACGCCCGGGCCAGGGGCTTCGCTGCAGAGATACGACTGGTCGGGCAGTCAGGACCACCGCACGAGCCCAA gtttaCCTACCAGGCTAAACTAGGGGGTCGCTGGTTCCCTCCTGTCTGTGCTTCCAATAAGAAGCAAGGGAAACAGGAAGCAGCTGATGCAGCTCTGAGGGTTCTGATTGGAGAGGCAGAGAAGGCTGCCCGCACCGGGGAACTAACCCCTGCAGAG CTGCCACTGAGTGGTGGGACAATCCATGACCAGATCGCCATGTTGAGTCACCAGCGCTTCAACGCCCTCACCACACGCATACAGCACAGTCTTCTGGGAAGGAAGATCCTCGCCACCATCGTCATGAAGAGGGGGGAAGGGCTGGGGACCGTGGTCAGTCTGGGAACAG GAAATCGCTGTGTTAAAGGGGAGGAGCTGAGTCTTAAAGGGGACACCGTTAATGACTGCCACGCAGAAATCATCTCCAGGAGAGGGTTTATCAG gTTTCTATATGCTGAGTTGCTGAAGCACTGTGAAGGAACAGAGGACAGCATATTTGAGCCAGCTGAGGAGAACAAGCTCCGGATCAAACCTGACACCACCTTCCACCTCTATATCAG TACTGCTCCGTGCGGAGACGGGGCGTTGTTTGATAAGTCGTGCAGCGAGGACGCGGGGGACGGCCAGGGCCACCAGCCCCTGTTTGAGAACGCCAAGCAGGGCAAGCTGCGCACCAAGGTGGAGAATG GTGAGGGCACCATCCCGGTAGAGTCATCGACAATCGTGCCTACCTGGGACGGCATCCAGCACGGCGAGCGTCTGAGGACCATGAGCTGTAGCGACAAGATCCTTCGCTGGAACGTCCTGGGTCTGCAGGGAGCCCTGCTCTCCAACTTCCTCCATCCTATCTACCTGGCTTCAATCACCCTGG GCTACCTGTACAGCCATGGCCACCTGACACGTGCTGTCTGCTGCCGATTGGCCAGAGACGGCGAAGCCTTCTCCAAGAGTCTACCTGCTCCCTACACACTCAACCACCCCGAG GTGGGCAGGGTGAGTGTGTATGACTCGACGCGTCACACAGGGAAGACCAAGGAGTCCAGCGTGAACTGGAGCCAGCCAGACCACATCACTGTGGAGGTGCTGGATGGGACCAAGGGCAAACTGGACGG CCCCAAACTGGACGTGTCGCGGGTCTCCAAGTCCAACATCTTCCGTCAATTCCGGTTGTTATGCCAACAGTGCGGGCGCCAGGACCTGCTGGCTCTCCCGTCTTACGCCCAAGCCAAGATGGCCGCCATGTCCTTCCAGGTCGCCAAGCAGCAGTTCTTTGATGCGCTCGGTAGCCATGGTTACGGTGCTTGGATTGGCAAGCCATTGGAGGAGAAGAGCTTTGACGAAGCGGCGGCCTCTGATGGCCAAGGGGCAGGAAGTGTTGCTAATAGCAACCAGggatacaacaacaacaatagcTATGGAAGCACAACCACTGACTATAACAGCAGCCAGTGGGGTAGTAGTGCGTACACACAGGCCATGTag
- the LOC116376524 gene encoding double-stranded RNA-specific adenosine deaminase-like isoform X4 → MSRGRGGPPIEHYHRPPLPQLQAKQQYYRAGPLGFHPRAPPQQAPHPNVHSYLSPVPPLVPPSAHSQPLYPSVPPPPGHSPALNQQSSCPSGPNSFRQQQVHFLRGQNTEAPQFRVSPRGGAQSLGRGGPNGLYNESNQTQAGYSRYSQNSSRGRGGYSSERGRGNGRDFGYPPSQGPPRGPTGPRFWNQKQTSTQKQGFNRQWSLHADCADRPSFSEGFQSLSLDRERSYRGRVDRGDNFDKASVGSSNNSNNKSVPTFQPPDIREQVLQALADLIPGEKLQAKCLAKTLRLPKKFINQALYGLERDKKASKHGESPPEWTAYVEPQEEPESRDSDPESPRSQPRERSVESQERPSEEDCSHFLSVKEEDVVIEAEIQQIEAQGPEGDKEEDYYVESDSHSSSSEPSESYRQHSQSQTQQPSINSSSNEELDLDLDESDMADCGSNQKELILQYLLEAGEATALVISKNLGLRGAKQVNPTLYAMEKQGDVSRNAEVTPHIWELSVHRRERMERSLKAERSAPAKVEGMGSGFQAVPPGLECLEANAEAEDESNGGQWATDDIPEFLNAISRDGGGTVAVSLAAPPPQNLRAKLQEVRAKNPVSGLMEFAQYQGHNCEFLLLDQSGPSHDPRFRMQVMLDGRLFPVAEASNKKVAKKDAAAATLRILLREIEGGGAEEGLTAGVDQAMDPTSDVPVSLKCVRVCVEEVVEGPPQALSRSLPGGKNPVSMLMEYSQRTGNPIEFINTGQEGPPHDPRFMFRVKIGESLCAESSAPSKKAARQLAAEEAVKELMADGRLQLNKPQFPLCLSGDEGGFMPACPSLPPLTEEELRSAHEAGVGDLISHLNNNAVSGLLEYARARGFAAEIRLVGQSGPPHEPKFTYQAKLGGRWFPPVCASNKKQGKQEAADAALRVLIGEAEKAARTGELTPAELPLSGGTIHDQIAMLSHQRFNALTTRIQHSLLGRKILATIVMKRGEGLGTVVSLGTGNRCVKGEELSLKGDTVNDCHAEIISRRGFIRFLYAELLKHCEGTEDSIFEPAEENKLRIKPDTTFHLYISTAPCGDGALFDKSCSEDAGDGQGHQPLFENAKQGKLRTKVENGEGTIPVESSTIVPTWDGIQHGERLRTMSCSDKILRWNVLGLQGALLSNFLHPIYLASITLGYLYSHGHLTRAVCCRLARDGEAFSKSLPAPYTLNHPEVGRVSVYDSTRHTGKTKESSVNWSQPDHITVEVLDGTKGKLDGPKLDVSRVSKSNIFRQFRLLCQQCGRQDLLALPSYAQAKMAAMSFQVAKQQFFDALGSHGYGAWIGKPLEEKSFDEAAASDGQGAGSVANSNQGYNNNNSYGSTTTDYNSSQWGSSAYTQAM, encoded by the exons ATGAGCAGAGGACGAGGAGGGCCCCCCATAGAGCATTACCACCGACCCCCTCTCCCCCAACTGCAGGCTAAGCAACAATACTACAGAGCTGGACCCCTGGGATTTCACCCCAGAGCCCCCCCGCAACAGGCCCCACACCCAAACGTCCATTCATACCTGAGCCCAGTTCCCCCTCTAGTACCACCCAGTGCCCACTCTCagcctctctacccctctgtccctcccccaCCCGGTCACAGCCCAGCCCTGAATCAGCAGAGCTCTTGTCCCAGTGGTCCTAACTCCTTCAGGCAGCAGCAGGTCCACTTCCTGAGGGGACAGAACACTGAGGCTCCCCAGTTTAGGGTGAGCCCCAGAGGAGGGGCGCAGAGCTTGGGTCGAGGGGGACCGAACGGTCTCTATAACGAATCGAACCAGACCCAGGCAGGGTACAGCAGATACTCCCAAAACAGCTctagggggagagggggatacagCAGCGAGCGAGGCAGAGGGAACGGTAGGGACTTCGGGTACCCGCCCAGTCAGGGACCCCCTAGAGGACCAACCGGCCCTAGATTCTGGAACCAGAAGCAGACTTCAACCCAAAAGCAAGGCTTCAACAGACAGTGGAGCCTTCATGCAGACTGTGCTGACAGGCCGTCTTTCTCAGAAGGCTTTCAAAGTTTATCCTTAGACAGAGAGAGGTCCTACAGAGGAAGAGTTGACCGAGGCGACAACTTTGACAAAGCTTCTGTTGGTAGTAGTAATAATTCAAACAACAAGAGTGTCCCTACATTTCAGCCACCTGACATCCGAGAGCAAGTTTTGCAAGCCTTAGCAGATTTGATCCCCGGTGAAAAGCTACAAGCAAAGTGTTTGGCGAAAACGCTGCGGTTGCCCAAAAAGTTTATCAACCAGGCCCTTTACGGTCTCGAGCGTGATAAGAAAGCTTCAAAACACGGTGAAAGTCCTCCAGAGTGGACTGCCTACGTAGAACCACAGGAAGAACCGGAAAGTAGAGATTCTGATCCGGAAAGCCCACGTTCCCAACCGAGGGAACGTTCTGTGGAGTCACAGGAAAGGCCTTCAGAAGAAGATTGCTCTCACTTCCTGTCTGTGAAGGAGGAGGACGTTGTCATTGAGGCTGAGATCCAGCAAATTGAAGCGCAGGGTCCTGAGGGCGACAAAGAAGAAGATTACTACGTAGAATCTGATTCACACTCCTCTTCCTCAGAACCATCTGAGTCATATCGGCAACATTCCCAGTCCCAAACCCAACAACCCAGTATCAACAGCAGCAGTAACGAAGAGCTTGACCTAGACCTTGACGAGAGCGACATGGCGGACTGCGGCAGTAATCAGAAGGAGTTGATCCTGCAGTATCTGCTGGAGGCAGGGGAGGCCACAGCCCTGGTGATCTCCAAGAACCTGGGCCTGAGGGGCGCCAAGCAGGTCAACCCCACCCTATACGCCATGGAGAAGCAGGGCGACGTGAGCCGCAACGCAGAGGTGACTCCTCACATCTGGGAGCTATCTGTCCATCgcagggagaggatggagaggagccTCAAGGCGGAGCGCAGCGCCCCTGCAAAGGTCGAAGGAATGGGGTCCGGATTCCAGGCAGTGCCACCTGGATTGGAGTGTCTAGAGGCCAACGCTGAGGCG GAGGACGAGTCGAACGGAGGGCAGTGGGCGACCGACGATATCCCCGAATTCCTCAACGCCATCAGCCGGGATGGAGGGGGGACAGTAGCAGTCTCCTTGGCAGCGCCCCCACCTCAGAACCTCCGTGCCAAACTCCAGGAGGTGAGGGCCAAGAACCCCGTCAGCGGCCTGATGGAGTTTGCCCAGTACCAGGGACACAATTGCGAGTTCTTGCTCCTCGACCAATCAGGGCCCTCACATGACCCCAG ATTCCGTATGCAGGTCATGCTGGACGGCAGGTTGTTTCCTGTTGCTGAGGCATCTAATAAAAAGGTGGCTAAGAAAGATGCTGCTGCAGCAACCCTGAGGATTCTGCTGCgtgagatagaggggggaggggctgagGAGGGGCTCACTGCAGGGGTGGACCAGGCCATGGACCCCACCTCTGACGTCCCTGTAAGTCTGaagtgtgttcgtgtgtgtgtggag GAGGTGGTGGAGGGTCCGCCCCAGGCCCTGTCCCGTTCCCTGCCGGGGGGTAAGAACCCAGTGTCCATGCTAATGGAGTACAGTCAGCGCACTGGAAACCCCATCGAGTTCATCAACACTGGACAGGAGGGCCCACCTCACGACCCACG gTTCATGTTCAGGGTGAAGATCGGGGAAAGCCTGTGTGCTGAGAGCTCAGCCCCCAGTAAGAAGGCTGCCAGGCAGCTGGCTGCAGAGGAGGCAGTCAAGGAGTTAATGGCCGACGGGAGACTGCAGCTCAACAAG CCCCAGTTTCCCCTGTGTCTGTCTGGTGATGAAGGGGGCTTCATGCCCGCTTGCCCATCCCTGCCCCCGCTGACAGAGGAGGAGCTGCGTTCTGCCCACGAGGCGGGGGTTGGTGACCTCATCAGCCACCTAAACAACAACGCCGTGTCAGGCCTGCTGGAGTACGCCCGGGCCAGGGGCTTCGCTGCAGAGATACGACTGGTCGGGCAGTCAGGACCACCGCACGAGCCCAA gtttaCCTACCAGGCTAAACTAGGGGGTCGCTGGTTCCCTCCTGTCTGTGCTTCCAATAAGAAGCAAGGGAAACAGGAAGCAGCTGATGCAGCTCTGAGGGTTCTGATTGGAGAGGCAGAGAAGGCTGCCCGCACCGGGGAACTAACCCCTGCAGAG CTGCCACTGAGTGGTGGGACAATCCATGACCAGATCGCCATGTTGAGTCACCAGCGCTTCAACGCCCTCACCACACGCATACAGCACAGTCTTCTGGGAAGGAAGATCCTCGCCACCATCGTCATGAAGAGGGGGGAAGGGCTGGGGACCGTGGTCAGTCTGGGAACAG GAAATCGCTGTGTTAAAGGGGAGGAGCTGAGTCTTAAAGGGGACACCGTTAATGACTGCCACGCAGAAATCATCTCCAGGAGAGGGTTTATCAG gTTTCTATATGCTGAGTTGCTGAAGCACTGTGAAGGAACAGAGGACAGCATATTTGAGCCAGCTGAGGAGAACAAGCTCCGGATCAAACCTGACACCACCTTCCACCTCTATATCAG TACTGCTCCGTGCGGAGACGGGGCGTTGTTTGATAAGTCGTGCAGCGAGGACGCGGGGGACGGCCAGGGCCACCAGCCCCTGTTTGAGAACGCCAAGCAGGGCAAGCTGCGCACCAAGGTGGAGAATG GTGAGGGCACCATCCCGGTAGAGTCATCGACAATCGTGCCTACCTGGGACGGCATCCAGCACGGCGAGCGTCTGAGGACCATGAGCTGTAGCGACAAGATCCTTCGCTGGAACGTCCTGGGTCTGCAGGGAGCCCTGCTCTCCAACTTCCTCCATCCTATCTACCTGGCTTCAATCACCCTGG GCTACCTGTACAGCCATGGCCACCTGACACGTGCTGTCTGCTGCCGATTGGCCAGAGACGGCGAAGCCTTCTCCAAGAGTCTACCTGCTCCCTACACACTCAACCACCCCGAG GTGGGCAGGGTGAGTGTGTATGACTCGACGCGTCACACAGGGAAGACCAAGGAGTCCAGCGTGAACTGGAGCCAGCCAGACCACATCACTGTGGAGGTGCTGGATGGGACCAAGGGCAAACTGGACGG CCCCAAACTGGACGTGTCGCGGGTCTCCAAGTCCAACATCTTCCGTCAATTCCGGTTGTTATGCCAACAGTGCGGGCGCCAGGACCTGCTGGCTCTCCCGTCTTACGCCCAAGCCAAGATGGCCGCCATGTCCTTCCAGGTCGCCAAGCAGCAGTTCTTTGATGCGCTCGGTAGCCATGGTTACGGTGCTTGGATTGGCAAGCCATTGGAGGAGAAGAGCTTTGACGAAGCGGCGGCCTCTGATGGCCAAGGGGCAGGAAGTGTTGCTAATAGCAACCAGggatacaacaacaacaatagcTATGGAAGCACAACCACTGACTATAACAGCAGCCAGTGGGGTAGTAGTGCGTACACACAGGCCATGTag